In a genomic window of Methanomicrobia archaeon:
- a CDS encoding CBS domain-containing protein has protein sequence MADEMLEVGDVMTLKVITEAEETPVTKLSNEMELGKIGSIVITRAGKPVGIVTDRDIALKVSALKRNPAEIRAREIMSSPLITIERDASLERACELLAEKGVRRLPVIDDDRLVGIISVRNILTRSPTYVHKFYPSI, from the coding sequence ATGGCAGATGAGATGTTAGAGGTTGGAGATGTGATGACCCTGAAAGTCATTACGGAAGCTGAAGAGACTCCAGTCACCAAACTCTCGAATGAGATGGAGCTTGGAAAAATCGGGAGCATTGTTATAACCCGGGCGGGCAAGCCTGTTGGTATTGTCACTGATCGTGATATCGCGCTCAAAGTCTCTGCGCTGAAACGGAATCCGGCAGAGATACGAGCGCGGGAGATCATGTCCTCGCCGCTGATCACCATTGAGCGGGACGCGTCGTTGGAACGAGCGTGCGAGCTCCTCGCGGAGAAGGGTGTGCGCAGGTTACCGGTGATCGATGATGATCGACTCGTCGGGATTATTAGCGTGCGTAATATTTTGACTCGAAGCCCGACCTACGTGCATAAATTTTATCCCTCGATATGA
- a CDS encoding nuclear transport factor 2 family protein gives MNVQANVEVVKQHFAAFEQGDFRAALNVFAAEGDFQSPVTRTAPKDISWAQSRHSREEIAAFFKKLGEKMEIERMETFAFTAQGDRVIVEGRNRGTVRTTGRTYEHDWVMVFTLRAGKIVKCRHYYDTADLVAAFRRE, from the coding sequence ATGAACGTTCAAGCAAATGTAGAAGTAGTAAAGCAACATTTTGCGGCATTTGAGCAGGGGGACTTTAGAGCTGCTCTGAACGTGTTCGCTGCGGAGGGGGATTTTCAGTCGCCGGTCACCCGGACCGCACCAAAGGATATCTCGTGGGCTCAATCGCGTCACAGCCGTGAGGAGATTGCAGCCTTTTTCAAGAAACTCGGCGAAAAGATGGAGATCGAACGGATGGAGACCTTTGCCTTTACCGCCCAGGGCGATCGTGTAATCGTAGAGGGCAGAAATCGTGGTACGGTAAGAACCACCGGCCGCACCTATGAGCACGATTGGGTGATGGTGTTCACCCTGCGCGCGGGGAAAATAGTCAAGTGCCGGCACTATTATGACACCGCGGATCTAGTGGCAGCCTTTCGCCGGGAGTGA
- a CDS encoding diaminopimelate epimerase, producing the protein MRRIRFTKLQGSGNDFILIDDRLERSSDAAKAACARALCRRKFSVGADGVLFICLPTSDAFDLRMRIFNPDGSEAEMCGNGMRCFAKYVFEHGIIHSKRIQVETLAGLIVPEVELDDTGLVRSIRVFMGRPVFEKLDEPFFVNADIGSLRVTALSLGNPHAVVIVDSFEGLDVHTVGKAIESHPAFLPQKTNVDFVVRREGSTHELTVRTYERGVGETLACGTGSTASVLTLYQLGLVNKNEPVTVHTRGGDLVVEVREDGAYLQGPAEEVYEGVVDLAYLSRTRPA; encoded by the coding sequence ATGAGGCGCATAAGGTTCACCAAGCTACAGGGCAGCGGGAACGATTTCATTCTGATCGATGACCGTTTGGAGCGAAGTTCAGATGCAGCTAAAGCGGCATGTGCGCGCGCGCTGTGCCGGCGGAAATTCTCCGTGGGTGCGGACGGTGTTCTATTCATCTGTCTACCCACTTCCGATGCGTTTGACCTGCGGATGCGTATCTTCAATCCTGATGGCTCGGAGGCGGAGATGTGCGGGAACGGGATGCGGTGCTTCGCGAAATACGTCTTCGAGCACGGGATCATACACAGCAAGCGCATACAGGTGGAGACCCTGGCAGGCTTGATCGTGCCCGAAGTTGAGCTTGATGATACCGGTCTGGTCAGGTCGATCCGCGTGTTTATGGGCAGGCCGGTGTTTGAAAAGCTCGACGAGCCATTCTTCGTGAATGCGGACATCGGGTCGTTACGCGTGACGGCATTGAGTCTCGGCAACCCCCACGCGGTCGTCATTGTGGACTCGTTCGAAGGTCTTGACGTGCATACCGTGGGAAAGGCGATCGAATCCCACCCGGCCTTTCTGCCGCAAAAGACCAATGTCGATTTCGTCGTGCGCCGCGAGGGAAGTACGCATGAACTAACCGTGAGGACCTATGAGCGTGGCGTCGGAGAGACGTTAGCGTGCGGGACTGGCTCTACCGCTTCCGTTCTGACGCTCTATCAGCTCGGGTTGGTGAATAAGAACGAGCCCGTCACCGTTCATACCCGGGGTGGGGATCTGGTCGTCGAGGTGCGGGAGGACGGTGCGTATCTGCAGGGGCCTGCGGAAGAGGTATATGAGGGTGTGGTTGATCTGGCGTACCTTTCACGCACCCGCCCGGCTTGA